One Cohnella candidum genomic region harbors:
- a CDS encoding DinB family protein, which produces MLEILQQQYDWIRAVRENLFAFMEEIPPEKLHQTIPEFGRGSIIRTHAHVGDSYRFWLGSFAFRKINEHKDIFVDEHADVRFVRDRFAEVDEMVLRFLNEYRDRWSEPIVQDESWQGYPKAPTPMLLFTHTMTHEFHHKGQIVSMARHLGCPPPADDRLGGLFT; this is translated from the coding sequence TTGTTGGAAATCTTGCAGCAGCAATACGATTGGATCAGAGCCGTTAGAGAAAACTTGTTTGCTTTCATGGAAGAGATTCCTCCTGAAAAATTGCATCAAACGATTCCCGAATTCGGGCGCGGATCCATCATACGGACCCATGCTCATGTCGGTGATTCTTATCGATTCTGGTTGGGATCTTTTGCGTTTAGGAAGATAAATGAACATAAGGATATTTTCGTAGATGAGCACGCTGATGTGAGATTCGTACGTGACAGATTTGCGGAAGTCGATGAAATGGTGCTCCGTTTCTTAAACGAATATCGCGATCGCTGGTCCGAACCTATCGTGCAAGATGAGAGTTGGCAGGGTTACCCGAAGGCGCCTACTCCTATGCTGTTGTTTACTCATACCATGACACATGAATTTCATCACAAAGGTCAAATCGTATCGATGGCCAGACATCTGGGCTGTCCGCCTCCTGCCGATGATCGTTTGGGAGGGCTTTTCACTTAG
- the thrS gene encoding threonine--tRNA ligase — translation MDNQATSEELGRLRHSAAHVMAQAIARIYGRKAVRLGIGPVIESGFYYDIDIEKSLSVEDLAEIEAEMRKIVQEDWPIVRRVVDREEAVRLFEELGDGLKLELIRDLPESAEITIYEQGEFFDLCRGPHAASTGKIKAFKLLSVAGAYWRGDSKNPMLQRIYGTAFPKASQLAEHLHQLEEAKKRDHRKLGKELGLFMFSEEAPGMPFYLPKGMTIRTELENFSREMQNQRDYDEVRTPFMMNRRLWEQSGHWDHYKDNMYFTDVDETPFALKPMNCPGHMLIFKNSLHSYRELPIRISEFGQVHRHEFSGALNGMMRVRTFCQDDAHIFIRQDQIEDEINRTIALIDHIYQVFGFEYKIELSTRPEDFLGTVEIWDEAEQALQNALDKRGIPYRINEGDGAFYGPKIDFHILDALKRSWQCGTIQLDYQMPEKFDLTYIGEDNQKHRPIVIHRAIYGSIDRFIGILTEHYSGAFPVWLAPVQVKLLPVSDPYIDYALHVKQELAEAGIRVEVDIRNEKLGYKIREAQLEKVPYMFVIGEKEKSSEAVAVRRRGEGDIGSMTVSEVSKQIVKEIQEKK, via the coding sequence ATGGACAATCAAGCAACATCGGAAGAACTCGGTCGGTTAAGGCACAGCGCGGCGCACGTGATGGCGCAGGCCATCGCGCGTATCTACGGGCGAAAAGCGGTAAGGCTCGGTATTGGGCCGGTGATTGAGTCCGGATTTTATTACGACATCGATATTGAGAAGTCGTTGTCGGTTGAAGATCTGGCCGAGATTGAGGCGGAAATGCGAAAGATCGTGCAGGAGGATTGGCCGATCGTACGGCGTGTCGTCGATCGGGAGGAGGCGGTACGGCTTTTCGAGGAGTTAGGGGACGGCCTAAAGCTGGAGCTAATCCGTGATTTGCCGGAGTCGGCGGAAATCACGATTTATGAGCAGGGAGAGTTTTTCGATCTTTGCAGAGGCCCGCATGCCGCGTCGACGGGCAAAATTAAGGCATTCAAGCTGCTCAGCGTGGCTGGCGCCTACTGGCGTGGGGATTCGAAGAACCCAATGCTGCAACGGATTTATGGAACGGCGTTCCCGAAGGCATCTCAGTTAGCGGAGCATCTGCATCAGCTTGAGGAGGCGAAGAAACGGGATCACCGAAAGCTTGGCAAAGAGCTCGGGTTGTTCATGTTCTCCGAAGAAGCGCCTGGAATGCCGTTCTATCTTCCGAAGGGGATGACCATCCGGACCGAGCTTGAAAACTTCTCGCGCGAAATGCAGAACCAGCGGGATTACGACGAGGTACGTACTCCGTTCATGATGAACCGGCGATTGTGGGAACAGTCGGGACATTGGGACCACTACAAAGATAACATGTACTTTACGGACGTGGACGAGACGCCGTTCGCGCTGAAGCCGATGAATTGTCCGGGACACATGCTCATTTTCAAGAACAGTCTTCACTCCTATCGGGAGCTGCCGATTCGCATATCGGAATTCGGCCAGGTGCACCGCCATGAGTTTTCAGGGGCGCTCAACGGAATGATGCGGGTTCGCACGTTCTGCCAGGACGATGCGCATATCTTCATCCGCCAGGATCAGATCGAAGATGAGATCAACCGGACGATTGCGCTGATCGATCATATTTATCAGGTGTTCGGCTTTGAATATAAAATCGAGCTGTCGACTCGGCCGGAAGATTTCTTAGGTACGGTAGAGATCTGGGACGAAGCGGAGCAAGCTTTGCAAAATGCGTTGGATAAGCGAGGTATCCCTTATCGTATTAATGAGGGTGACGGAGCTTTTTACGGCCCCAAAATCGACTTTCATATTCTGGATGCGCTCAAGCGCAGCTGGCAATGCGGCACGATTCAACTGGATTATCAGATGCCGGAGAAGTTCGACCTTACGTACATCGGCGAAGACAATCAGAAGCATCGGCCAATCGTCATCCACCGGGCCATTTACGGCTCCATTGACCGATTCATCGGTATTTTGACGGAGCATTACAGCGGGGCATTCCCCGTTTGGCTCGCCCCTGTTCAGGTGAAGCTGTTGCCCGTCTCGGATCCGTACATCGATTATGCATTACACGTGAAGCAAGAGCTTGCGGAAGCGGGCATCCGCGTGGAAGTGGATATCCGAAATGAGAAGCTGGGCTATAAAATTCGCGAGGCCCAGTTGGAGAAGGTCCCCTACATGTTCGTCATCGGCGAGAAGGAAAAAAGTTCGGAAGCGGTGGCAGTTAGACGCAGGGGAGAAGGCGATATCGGTTCCATGACGGTCTCTGAGGTATCCAAGCAAATCGTAAAAGAAATTCAAGAGAAGAAATAG
- a CDS encoding S-layer homology domain-containing protein yields MPRPILRKKWLSVTLAAGLLLTAYAPVGFAAESNQTQAETNSSVPGYADVPDHAWYAKAVNGWIALGILKPEQGDKFQPDFVTTRGDFAFLLAYSLGLTPSSKPAAFKDLSGNDLAGYITALQESGLANGYADGTFRPSAPVTRAEAARWIAAARKLQTESPTSRRFRDVSPDSWYSGSVETLLKAGIVSGKSDDRFAPADSISRAETISMLDRSFFSPPLIQDVRADGVIMIDGRAYHADESISGIFQWSNKAVLQNAAIQFTADGNKIVSVEYLMIGYKGALAREDKPLVLDADGNAINGIVMVDADHVTLANLEVKGDLILGRGFQSDFLAYHVSVKGQTVYLEDFGRSKDQVSNLDLQDSDLGKVVLGNSVNVRQVHIDSGKLSKTGDKPAKVIRVSAEPEKTGKLNLPTATPKLPPLGIPILPTGTEKPPTGPPVLAPGLHLQVTDGAIIATNSGGASLFKPVSSAMCRT; encoded by the coding sequence ATGCCGCGCCCAATACTTCGCAAGAAATGGCTTTCCGTTACACTTGCAGCGGGTCTTCTGCTTACGGCTTATGCCCCGGTCGGCTTCGCGGCCGAATCAAATCAAACTCAGGCCGAGACGAATTCGAGTGTACCCGGATATGCGGACGTGCCGGATCATGCTTGGTATGCAAAGGCTGTGAATGGATGGATTGCTCTGGGCATTCTGAAGCCTGAGCAAGGGGATAAATTTCAGCCTGACTTCGTGACGACACGCGGCGATTTTGCTTTCTTGCTCGCTTACTCGCTCGGATTGACTCCCTCTTCAAAACCGGCGGCTTTCAAGGACCTTTCGGGCAATGATCTGGCCGGATATATTACCGCTTTGCAGGAGTCCGGGCTCGCGAACGGCTACGCGGACGGCACTTTCCGTCCGAGCGCTCCGGTTACCCGTGCCGAAGCAGCCCGTTGGATTGCCGCGGCAAGAAAGCTGCAGACGGAATCCCCAACGAGCCGGCGATTTCGCGATGTTTCTCCTGACAGCTGGTATTCCGGCTCCGTGGAAACGTTGTTGAAAGCGGGTATCGTATCCGGAAAATCCGACGATCGATTCGCCCCGGCCGACTCCATTAGCCGAGCTGAAACGATCTCCATGCTGGACCGGTCTTTTTTTAGCCCTCCGCTTATTCAGGACGTTCGCGCCGACGGCGTGATCATGATCGACGGCAGGGCCTACCATGCAGACGAATCGATAAGCGGAATTTTTCAATGGTCGAATAAGGCCGTATTACAAAATGCGGCGATTCAGTTCACGGCTGACGGTAACAAAATCGTATCCGTAGAATACTTGATGATCGGTTATAAAGGCGCATTGGCAAGGGAGGATAAACCTCTCGTATTAGACGCCGACGGAAACGCGATTAACGGCATCGTGATGGTAGACGCGGATCATGTCACGCTGGCGAATCTGGAAGTGAAAGGCGATCTGATTCTTGGCCGGGGATTCCAATCCGATTTTCTGGCCTATCACGTGAGCGTCAAAGGCCAAACCGTTTATTTGGAGGATTTCGGCCGGTCGAAGGATCAGGTATCCAATCTGGATTTACAGGACAGCGATTTGGGGAAAGTGGTTCTTGGAAACAGCGTGAATGTAAGACAGGTCCATATCGATTCCGGCAAGTTGTCCAAAACCGGGGACAAACCGGCAAAAGTAATACGCGTATCGGCTGAACCGGAGAAGACCGGCAAGCTAAACCTTCCGACGGCGACTCCTAAATTACCGCCGCTGGGGATTCCCATCTTACCGACGGGTACTGAAAAGCCGCCAACCGGTCCTCCGGTCCTTGCGCCCGGTCTTCATCTTCAAGTAACCGATGGCGCCATCATTGCCACGAACTCGGGGGGAGCCTCGCTTTTCAAGCCGGTCAGTTCGGCTATGTGCCGAACATGA